Below is a genomic region from Rhodothermia bacterium.
GAGCGCCACCACCAACGATTGCCCCGGGTACGCCAATGGGGCAATATGAGGCAAAAAAGCCCGAGCATCTATATAAACCGCATGGCCGCCCACTGGCCGAACGATCGGAATACCTAGCCCGGTTAAGGCTTCTCCCACATACGCCGTAGAAGCGATGCGGTAATGCAAATAATCCTCCTGAACCACCTCTTCCAATCCCAAGGCCATTGCCTCCAAATCACGCCCTGAAAGACCACCATACGTGGGGAAGCCCTCCGTGATAATCAAAAGGTTTCGTGCGCCCGACGCCCAATGTTCGTCGTTCAACGCCAACCAACCGCCCATGTTGACCAAAGCATCTTTTTTTGCACTCATCGTCATACCATCGGCATAAGAAAACATTTCCTGAACGATGCTTTTGACCGTCCGGTCTGCGTATCCATTTTCGCGGAGTTTGATGAAGTACGCATTCTCGGCAAAACGGCAGGCATCAATAAACAAGGGTTTCCCATATTGTTCGCAAAGTGCCTTCGTCTCCCGAATGTTCTTCATGGATACAGGTTGCCCACCGCCAGAATTATTGGTAATCGTAAGCATGACCAAAGGAATGGCCTCGTGCTGCTCGTTCAAGAGCTTGGCTAACTTTTCGAGATCTATATTTCCTTTAAAGGGGTAATCGGACTGTGGATCTTTGCCTTCTTCGATCACCAAATCCAGACTAAGCGCACCGGAGAACTCCACATTGGCGCGGGTCGTGTCAAAATGGGTATTGTTTGGGATGATCTTTCCTTTTCCACCTACGATAGAGAACAGGATTTTCTCGGCTGCACGCCCTTGGTGGGTAGGAATGATGAACTTAAACGGCATCAATTCGCGAACGGCTTCCTCGAAACGGTAGTAGGAGGGCGAGCCTGCGTAGCTTTCGTCTCCTCGCATAATGCCAGACCATTGGGCGGCACTCATGGCAGAGGTACCGGAATCGGTAAGCAAGTCAATCATAACGTCTTCGGACTTCAAGCCGAAGGCATTGTAGTGTACCTTTTGGATAGCTGTCTTCCGCTCCTCACGTGTCGTCATCCTGATAGGCTCTACCGCCTTGATTTTGAAGGGTTCGATAATGGTTTTCATCATTGGGGGTTAGGGGACTTGGTTTTTGGTTTAAACGCGCCAAAAGTGCGCAATGCTGTTTATCAATTCTTCGGCTTTCATTTCGCCGTCTTTGTATGGGCCAAAGGGGTCTTCTAATTTTGCATCAGGATTGTTCAGCAAGGCTAAGGTTTGTGTAACGCTATGCGCTAAGGCATTTACATGATAACCGCCCTCCAGCGTAGCAATGAGCCGCCCCCCAGCATATTGATCCGCCCACGACATTAAGGCTAAGATCATCGCATTAAATCCAGCGGTAGAGACGTGCATATGTGCCATTGGATCCATCCAGTGAGCATCATAGCCAGCCGAGACAAAGATTGCTTGTGGCTTAAAGCGGGCAACCAAGGGTTCAAAAACCCGCTGAAAAACGTGCAGATAGGTCTCATCTCCAGCTCCGGGCAATAACGGCACATTAACCGTATAGCCTTCTCCTTCCTCGCGCCCTGTCTCCTGAATAAAACCAGATTCGGGATAAAACGGGGGTGCGCCATGCACGCTCATAAACAAGATGTTAGGATCGTCATAGAGCATTTCCTGTGTGCCATTGCCATGATGCACATCAAAGTCCAAAACTAAAATTTTCTCTAAGCCATACTTGCGCTGTGCATATTTCGCCGCAATTGCCACATTTCCGAACAAACAAAAGCCCATCGCCGCATGTGGCCGGGCATGATGACCGGGTGGACGTAAAAGCGCCATGCCATTATCCGCCTTTCCCGTAAGAACAGCGTCTGTGATATTAAGCAAGCCACCCACCCCGCGAAGTGCTACTTCTAAGGAATGTTGCGTACAGTAGGTATCGGGATCTAAATAACTCAATCCCTGATGTACCATATAATGCAAATGGTCTATATAACGGGTACTAT
It encodes:
- a CDS encoding tryptophanase, whose amino-acid sequence is MKTIIEPFKIKAVEPIRMTTREERKTAIQKVHYNAFGLKSEDVMIDLLTDSGTSAMSAAQWSGIMRGDESYAGSPSYYRFEEAVRELMPFKFIIPTHQGRAAEKILFSIVGGKGKIIPNNTHFDTTRANVEFSGALSLDLVIEEGKDPQSDYPFKGNIDLEKLAKLLNEQHEAIPLVMLTITNNSGGGQPVSMKNIRETKALCEQYGKPLFIDACRFAENAYFIKLRENGYADRTVKSIVQEMFSYADGMTMSAKKDALVNMGGWLALNDEHWASGARNLLIITEGFPTYGGLSGRDLEAMALGLEEVVQEDYLHYRIASTAYVGEALTGLGIPIVRPVGGHAVYIDARAFLPHIAPLAYPGQSLVVALYETGGIRACEIGSVMFGKQPDGREQPAAMELVRLAIPRRVYTQSHMDYVIEVFEKINQQKDTLSSMKIIWEPPMLRHFTAQFLPIEDA
- a CDS encoding histone deacetylase, producing MKKTVYTFDPSHVEHMTSGHPEQKGRLERVWKVMSDAGLTDQLVRLETPEADMSHIKVVHSTRYIDHLHYMVHQGLSYLDPDTYCTQHSLEVALRGVGGLLNITDAVLTGKADNGMALLRPPGHHARPHAAMGFCLFGNVAIAAKYAQRKYGLEKILVLDFDVHHGNGTQEMLYDDPNILFMSVHGAPPFYPESGFIQETGREEGEGYTVNVPLLPGAGDETYLHVFQRVFEPLVARFKPQAIFVSAGYDAHWMDPMAHMHVSTAGFNAMILALMSWADQYAGGRLIATLEGGYHVNALAHSVTQTLALLNNPDAKLEDPFGPYKDGEMKAEELINSIAHFWRV